From a region of the Pseudomonas fulva 12-X genome:
- the upp gene encoding uracil phosphoribosyltransferase, giving the protein MPVLEIRHPLIRHKIGLMRRADISTKNFRELAQEVGALLTYEATKDLRLETYEIEGWAGPVQVEKISGKKITVVPILRAGIGMLDGVLSLIPGAKVSAVGVARNEETLQAHTYLEKLVPEINERLAMIIDPMLATGSSMVATIDLLKKAGCKEIRAMVLVAAPEGIKAVNEAHPDVQIYTASIDQRLNEHGYIIPGLGDAGDKIFGTKQKDA; this is encoded by the coding sequence ATGCCCGTCCTCGAGATCCGCCACCCGCTGATTCGCCACAAGATCGGCCTCATGCGCCGCGCGGATATCAGTACCAAGAACTTCCGCGAGCTGGCCCAGGAAGTGGGCGCCCTGCTCACTTATGAGGCGACCAAGGACCTGCGCCTGGAAACCTATGAAATCGAAGGCTGGGCGGGTCCCGTGCAGGTCGAGAAGATCTCCGGCAAGAAGATCACCGTGGTGCCGATCCTGCGTGCCGGCATCGGCATGCTCGACGGCGTGCTCAGCCTGATCCCGGGCGCCAAGGTCAGCGCCGTCGGCGTGGCCCGCAACGAAGAAACCCTGCAGGCCCACACCTACCTGGAAAAACTGGTACCGGAAATCAACGAGCGCCTGGCGATGATCATCGACCCGATGCTCGCCACCGGCAGCTCCATGGTCGCCACCATCGACCTGCTGAAGAAAGCAGGCTGCAAGGAAATCCGCGCCATGGTGCTGGTCGCCGCGCCTGAAGGCATCAAAGCGGTGAACGAGGCGCACCCGGACGTGCAGATCTACACCGCGTCCATCGACCAGCGCCTCAACGAGCACGGCTACATCATCCCGGGCCTCGGCGATGCCGGCGACAAGATCTTCGGCACCAAGCAGAAGGACGCCTGA
- a CDS encoding uracil-xanthine permease family protein — protein sequence MRDEFNDPLWRQVLSGAQMLFVAFGALVLMPLITGLDPNVALFTAGLGTILFQIVTGRQVPVFLASSFAFITPIILAKGQFGLAETMGGVVAAGFVYTFLGLAVKIKGTGFIDRLLPPVVIGPVIISIGLAMAPIAANMAMGKAGDGSVLLPYSTAMWISMPTLLTTLIVAVFGRGIFRLVPIISGILVGFALSIYFGALDLSHVADAPWLAVPAFTAPAFNWQAILFIVPVALAPAIEHIGGVIAVGSVTGKNYLKTPGLHRTLFGDGLATSAAGLFGGPPNTTYAEVTGAVMLTKAYNPKIMTWAAIFAIALAFIGKFGAILQSIPVPVMGGILCLLFGSIAAVGMNTLIRHSVDLSEARNLVIVSVTLVFGIGGVLIGTGDGPDDFGLKGIALCAIVAIALNLILPGNDGWKKKSADEAPDI from the coding sequence ATGCGCGACGAATTCAACGATCCGCTGTGGCGGCAGGTGCTGTCCGGCGCGCAGATGCTCTTCGTAGCCTTTGGCGCGCTGGTGCTGATGCCGCTGATCACCGGCCTGGATCCCAACGTGGCGCTGTTCACCGCGGGCCTGGGCACCATCCTGTTCCAGATCGTCACCGGTCGCCAGGTACCGGTGTTCCTGGCCTCGAGCTTCGCCTTCATCACCCCGATCATTCTCGCCAAGGGCCAGTTCGGCCTGGCGGAAACCATGGGCGGCGTGGTCGCGGCGGGCTTCGTCTACACCTTTCTCGGCCTGGCCGTGAAGATCAAGGGCACCGGTTTCATCGACCGCCTGCTGCCGCCGGTGGTGATCGGCCCGGTGATCATTTCCATCGGCCTGGCCATGGCGCCGATCGCCGCCAACATGGCCATGGGCAAGGCCGGTGACGGCAGCGTGCTGCTGCCTTACAGCACGGCGATGTGGATCTCCATGCCGACCCTGCTGACCACGCTGATCGTCGCCGTGTTCGGCCGTGGCATCTTCCGCCTGGTACCGATCATCTCCGGCATCCTGGTGGGCTTCGCCCTGTCGATCTATTTCGGCGCCCTGGACCTGAGCCACGTGGCCGACGCGCCCTGGCTGGCGGTACCGGCTTTCACCGCGCCGGCGTTCAACTGGCAGGCGATCCTGTTCATCGTGCCGGTCGCCCTGGCGCCAGCCATCGAACATATCGGTGGGGTGATCGCCGTGGGCAGCGTGACCGGCAAGAACTACCTGAAAACGCCGGGCCTGCACCGCACCCTGTTCGGCGACGGCCTGGCCACTTCGGCTGCCGGCTTGTTCGGCGGCCCGCCCAACACCACCTACGCCGAAGTCACCGGCGCGGTGATGCTGACCAAGGCCTACAACCCGAAGATCATGACCTGGGCGGCGATCTTCGCCATCGCCCTGGCGTTCATCGGCAAGTTCGGCGCCATCCTGCAGAGCATTCCGGTGCCGGTAATGGGCGGCATCCTGTGCCTGCTGTTCGGCTCCATCGCCGCGGTGGGCATGAACACCCTGATCCGCCACAGCGTCGACCTCAGCGAAGCGCGCAACCTGGTGATCGTCTCGGTGACCCTGGTATTCGGCATCGGCGGAGTGCTGATCGGCACCGGCGACGGCCCGGACGACTTCGGCCTCAAGGGCATCGCCCTTTGCGCCATCGTCGCCATCGCGCTGAATCTGATCCTGCCCGGCAATGATGGCTGGAAGAAGAAGAGTGCCGACGAGGCGCCCGACATCTGA